The following is a genomic window from Rutidosis leptorrhynchoides isolate AG116_Rl617_1_P2 chromosome 8, CSIRO_AGI_Rlap_v1, whole genome shotgun sequence.
tataaatataaattactaaCTAAACTAAAGAACCTTAACCCTAACATATAACAGAAATACCCTGTGCAAACTTTGCATTCAAGTAGAACGCGTTAGAGGACATGTGGGCACATCTAAAAAGATTTAAGCACACGTGTGGTAACATAGTTGGGAGAAAAAAACAACAAAAGAAAGGATCGAACTCGAGTTACTAAGTAAACACACAATCAGAAAATACTAATCAAGCTACCTCCAAACACAatttttataacatatatataacgaCGACCTGGCAAACTAAAACGACTAACATTTCGGGTGGCTAATAGTATACAGGATAGATTTAAGGCCATTctacaaaatataaaaattacaagcCAAGTAGGAAGACAAGCTCAATGAATCATAAGCTATGAAGCTACCATACACACTCAAATGAGAGATATACACAGATGTACAAAACACGGAATATAATGGCATATCAATGCATCTTAGACGGGTGTAACCAGCCTAAATCATATTTTTACAAGGATACTTTTTAAATTAGAGTGTTAGGGAGTTACGAATCATTACAGAAAGGGAAAAGTACAAGACTTCTATGTCTTACAGTCTAAAAAGATCCTGTCAACGGTCATTAATATTTTGTCTTATAACGGGCTGCCAATAGTTTGATAGTTCCATCACCATGTGCCCCATCAATCAGCTCGTACTTCTTGTAATTTGTTTTCAACGTCACATTCTGCTGAAAATGCAGATTCCCTTCTTCTGCAAGTTGTCTCTGCAAATGAGGAATAAGCTTAAATTCTTTTCACTTTCACAATATACAAATGAGGAATAAACTAGTTTTGTTTTTCAAGCttaaaacaattatattattacTTAGGTTAAACGACTTACCTCCATGAGAAATGCGGCCTCAGCTGCATGTCTTTTGGTCAGTTTTTTAATAGCCTTTGCCGCCTCATACTTTGGATCGTTAGGATCCATCCAGGTACAAATAATCGGGTTAACACGTTCCTTGGGTTGATCCATAAACATTTCAACCCGGGCCTTTTTTGCCCTGACGGGCCTTGGCATCCCGGATACCATGAAAGGAGAGTCATTCATCTCGTTAGCGATATCATCTGCCTGTTTTTTAGTCTCCATTTCAACCAATGCAGAAAAAACATACACGGTGTATGTGGGAATAAAATGGACACGGGTTACAGTTCCAAACTGGTTAAATGCCGTTTCTAAAACGGACTTTGTAACGTGAGGTGAGATGTTGTCGATGTAAATCGTTCTTTCCACTTTTTCTTTAAAGGCAGCGATTGTTTTCTCTGGTGACTGCTCCATTAGGTAATGGCAAGGCTAAAATTGATCTATTAGAGAGCAAAAGTCAGTGAATATACAAGAACAAGTTTCTAGAAAGAAAgcaatataatacaaatataatacaTCTAATCTAAcagatacatatacaaatatacataCAAAACGGATGACGGTTTCAGTTTTCATATTACATCATGACATTTTCAGCTTTAACTTTGTCAGGATTTTCAGTTGTTACAATGCACTTAAGCAATTGAAACAGATAAATGATATGAAATGGATTAGGTCTTCACATAATCAACATCACACAGCTAAAACAAATGATATTTTCAGTTACATATTACATCATGGAAACTCATAAAAATAAATTGAAGAAGATGATAACTAAAACCTCAGGTAATCAACATCACACAGCTGAAACAGATGATATTAGGGCTTGAATGGTAACAAAATGAAGCTAAAAAAATTAGATGATAAAGTAACAATTAAGCTAAAGGAATCAGATGTAAATAACATAGcaaaaatattatattattcatAATCAATTGAATCAGATTAAAATGCTGACACCACAATCAAGAGAAAATTAAATTGAATCAACATATTGAAGCTCTAAACACTTACAGATTGCAGTGAATGGAGTTTAAATCGCAACAAATGAAGACCTGGACTCGTTGGGCTTGAAATTAGGGCGCGAATCAGAAAACAAGTTTGTAATGCAATAAAGTGCTAGCGCTCGAAATTAGGGCTTAAATGGCAACGAACGAAGATGAAATAAACGAGCAGTGTTTGATGAAAGTAGCAGCAATTGTGATTTTGCACAAGTATTTTAGGTTTAGGATTTGTAACCGCGCTTTTGtatcttcaaaatatgctataggTTAAAAAGATAAATACCTTGTATAAACTTTTAGTTAATGTAGGCTATATAGTAATAAAATACCAAATTACCAATATAAACTATAtacaaaaagtaaaaagtaagctaGTATAAAAGCATTGAATTTGTTAACCggataaaataaaaatgaaaaaacaaaagtgaaagtatatatagtacaaatcggaacaaatcatttttgtatataGCTTATATTGGaacacaaatgaaagtaataacttatttgtagccatataaaattaaaaaaatgttaaaaaattAATTTAACCGGTTCAGCAAGTAACCGGTCACCAATAGCCTACATTAGAATATTTTTTGAAATTATGTGACATACACTACTAATTTATCGTGTATATAGCCTAAATTGAAACAAAAGTGAAAATATATAGCGTATTTATAATTTTAACCCAATGCtataatgtatagattattatcattaataaattaatatttatttatttatttatttattttaattatttatttattttaatttttaggatACTTACAATTTTTGTTCTCGATTATTCATCACAAAATTCTTGCAGAACTCAAAGGTATGTTTAGGAACTGTTCCAAAATGTTTCTTGTTTTCAaccaattattatcatcattattcatcACTTAATTATCTTAATATTACTTTGAAAAATTTGGTAAAGGTGTTTATCAAAGATGGTATATCATCATAAATTAGGAGAAGTTATAATTAACTTGTATGTTTGTTGTTACATTTCCTTTAACATTATTCGTTTAGCATCTGTGTAATTTCTTTACAAAGTTTAGTGGATTAAACTTGTGTAAGATGTCTTGTAGTTGACTTGTATCAAATAAGCTAACACGCAATCGAAATGAGAAGAAAATAAAGGTTCGAACATGTTTGAACCA
Proteins encoded in this region:
- the LOC139861306 gene encoding ASI1-immunoprecipitated protein 1-like, which produces MEQSPEKTIAAFKEKVERTIYIDNISPHVTKSVLETAFNQFGTVTRVHFIPTYTVYVFSALVEMETKKQADDIANEMNDSPFMVSGMPRPVRAKKARVEMFMDQPKERVNPIICTWMDPNDPKYEAAKAIKKLTKRHAAEAAFLMERQLAEEGNLHFQQNVTLKTNYKKYELIDGAHGDGTIKLLAARYKTKY